From a region of the Haematobia irritans isolate KBUSLIRL chromosome 4, ASM5000362v1, whole genome shotgun sequence genome:
- the LOC142235472 gene encoding N-acetyltransferase eco-like: protein MNIAEKNANERQAGHDQYQIDAGQKEFGAHQCKQCSLIYTVHEPEEEKLHRDFHASLHVLHFKGWIDEDIMAIYPKWGPDGRIIRLTESTALTRKERLMDILKIVDKKRGFSSYIVPKTFVAYFAVRKMQIVGSCLVQPLEKANKYMCVDGVDCCTEEQFEAKCGILRIWVSPLHRRFHIATKLIQAVQLNTIYGEEIPLDKIAFSAPTEMGESFAQKITQTDNFLVYQ, encoded by the exons ATGAATATAGCCGAGAAAAATGCAAATGAGAG GCAGGCAGGTCATGATCAGTATCAAATAGATGCTGGACAAAAAGAGTTTGGAGCCCACCAGTGCAAACAATGCAGCTTAATCTATACAGTCCATGAACCCGAAGAAGAAAAACTCCATCGTGATTTTCACGCCTCTCTTCATGTTTTGCACTTTAAGGGTTGGATAGATGAGGACATCATGGCCATATATCCCAAATGGGGGCCCGATGGTCGCATTATCCGCTTAACAGAATCAACTGCCTTGACACGTAAGGAACGTCTAATGGATATATTGAAAATTGTCGATAAAAAGCGGGGCTTTTCGTCGTACATTGTACCAAAAACGTTTGTTGCCTATTTCGCCgtaagaaaaatgcaaattGTGGGCTCATGTTTGGTCCAACCACTTGAAaaggccaacaaatatatgtgtgTGGATGGTGTTGATTGTTGTACAGAAGAACAATTTGAAGCCAA GTGTGGCATTTTACGCATATGGGTTTCCCCTTTACATAGGCGATTCCACATCGCTACCAAATTGATACAAGCAGTGCAATTAAATACGATATATGGTGAAGAAATACCTTTGGATAAAATAGCCTTTAGTGCCCCCACTGAAATGGGTGAAAGTTTCGCTCAGAAAATTACACAAACCGATAACTTTTTGGTttatcaataa